One region of Kytococcus sedentarius DSM 20547 genomic DNA includes:
- a CDS encoding GNAT family N-acetyltransferase, with the protein METLTTERLVLRPFTTGDHDFVADLHRHPGIERFIPSQATTTPERTSHQLERFTSYADHPVHGMWCVTLADGRPVGLLMLKPIPFSADNPRADGESDLELGWRIHVDHEGNGYATEAARRVLEHAWGAGLPRVVAVTDPENHPSMRVCTRLGMRDAGLTDDYYDETVRLFVLERPDADETAEDRV; encoded by the coding sequence ATGGAGACCCTCACCACCGAGCGCCTCGTGCTCCGGCCCTTCACCACGGGCGACCACGACTTCGTCGCCGACCTGCACCGGCACCCCGGCATCGAGCGGTTCATCCCCTCCCAGGCCACCACCACCCCGGAGCGCACGTCCCACCAGCTGGAGCGGTTCACCTCCTACGCCGACCACCCGGTGCACGGCATGTGGTGCGTCACGCTGGCCGACGGCAGGCCGGTGGGACTGCTGATGCTCAAGCCGATCCCGTTCTCGGCGGACAACCCCCGCGCCGACGGGGAGTCCGACCTCGAGCTCGGCTGGCGGATCCACGTCGACCACGAGGGGAACGGGTACGCCACGGAGGCCGCCCGCCGGGTGCTGGAGCACGCCTGGGGCGCGGGGCTGCCGCGGGTGGTGGCCGTGACCGATCCGGAGAACCACCCCTCGATGCGGGTGTGCACGCGTCTGGGCATGCGCGACGCGGGGCTCACCGACGACTACTACGACGAGACGGTGCGGCTGTTC